The window CTGGTCGTCGTCGCTCATTATCGTGTGAAGGGCGGGTCGCGGGCTTAAAACGTCCGAAGCCGTGCGAGTCGTTCAGCCTCGCTGCGCGAGCCGTTCGGGCGCGGTCGCGCGATCCCTCGACCGCCCGACGGCCGACGGGTCAGCGGTCGACGCCGCGCTCGTTTCAGATCGCCGGAACGCGGAGAAACGTTAACCCCTTCCGGGCGCCTACGCCCGATATGGACCTGTCGGGGCTGCGTCGGTACACGCCCGAAGAGGTGACTCGGGCGCGCCGCGAGGCCGCCGTGCTCGCGCCCGTCGTCGAGCGCGGCGGCGAGGCCCACCTGCTGTTCACCAAACGCGCGTCCCACCTCGGGAAACACCCCGGACAGATGAGCTTCCCCGGCGGCGGGCGCGAGCCCGAGGACCGAACCCTGACCGACACCGCGCTCCGCGAGGCGAACGAGGAGGTCGGGATGCGCCCGGACGAGGTCGACGTCTTGGGGCGCCTCGACGACACCCGGACTTCCTCCGCTTACCGGGTCCGGCCGTTCGTCGGCGTCGCGCCCGACCGCGAGTACGTCCCCGACGAGTCGGAGGTCGCGGAGGTGGCCGTCCTCCCCGTCAACGGGCTGACCGACCGCGCGAACTACGAGTCGGAGCGTCGTATCGGTCACCCGGAGTACGGCGACCACCGGGTCCACTTCTTCCACGTCGACGGCTACACCGTCTGGGGCGTGACGGGCCGGATGGTCGTCCAGCTGCTGGAGCGCACGACCGACTGGCGCGCGCCGGAGGAGGTTGACCGAGTGGTCGGCGCCGACGCCGAGCTCCCGATCTAACCGGTCCGGATTCGAACGAGCGATTTTAGTACGTACCAGCAAAATCCGCCGGCGTGTCCGAGCTCGTTGAGACGCTCCGCGGCGTCGACGGCGCCGAGGCGCGCGTGATAGCCAGCCTCGACTCCCTCGACTTCGATGTCGAGTACGTCCGGGAGGACCTCGAGTCGCGGTACTCCGACCAGGACCTCGAGTCCGCGTACCGGCTCGTCATGGCGAACCAGGTCACCGGCGACGAGTTCAAGGGCCTGATCGGCGAGGAGTTCGAGGCGCAGACGCTGTTCTTCGAGAACATCGTCGTGCTCGTGTTGCCCTCCGCGCGCTACGAGGCCGTCTTCGCGTCGTTCGACCGCGACGAGCCGTTCCCCGTCACGGACCTCGTCGACGCCGCCGTTCAGCGCTGATCGACCTGGAGACGGCCGTTCTGCGGCGCGTTCGTTACTCGGCGCGTTCGACCGCCAGCCGCAGCGCGATCGGGGCGCCGTCAGCGAGCGCGGCGACGAGATCGCGGTCGAGGTCGGCGGCCGCACCGTCGCCGTCGACGAGGATCGTGCGCTCGTCGTCGGTGTAGTCGCTCGTCCGCCCAACCATCGACCGGTCGTCGAGGAGCGTGAGATCGGGATCGCCGCGGCCGACGATCTCGTCGACGTACGCGGGGTCGTCGAGCTCGACCCCCTCGTCTCCGGGCTCCCCGACTCCGATCGTCGCCGTGATCGTCGCCTCCGCGTTTCGGCACGCCTCGCGGAATTCGGGGGAGAAGTCGCGGGGCGCGCGGTCGGCCTCGATACCGATGATACAGTCGCCCGCCGGCGTAAGCCAGTCGTCGGTTGTGAGCTCGACGGTGCTCGCGTGCTCGGCGGTGACGTGCTCGTGGCCGACGGCCCGAACGACCTCGACGAGGGGGTCGTCGCCGCCGTCACCGCCGTCGCTCTCGGCGTCGGTCTCAGCGTCGCTCATGTCCGTCGGCTCCGCAGCGGCGGGACAAGTGACCGTCGCTTCAGGCGTCGGCGCCCTCGGCGAGCGCGGGGATCAGCCGGGCGGGGTTCTTCGCCAGCACGCGGCGCATCAGGTCCTCCGAGACGTCGAGCGTGAGCACCTCCATCACGCCGACGTTCGGGTGGATGTCGGGCGCACCGGAGCCGAAGAGGACGCGGTCGGGGTGTTCTAAGACGCCGCGCTCGAGCACCTCGCGGTAGCGCACCGCGCTCGTGTCGACGTAGAGCCGGTCGTGCTCGTCGAGCAGGTCGAGCGTCTCGTTCATCAGATCGGCGTCGAGGGGGTAGCCGCCGAAGCTCGAGAGCACGAGCGGAAGGTCGTAGTCGAGGAGCTCGCGCTCGACCGCCTCGGGCGGGAACTCCCTGCCGGCGTGGACGAAGAGCGGGAGGTCGGCCGACTCCAGCCGACCGAGCACGTCCTCGTTCGGGAGGCCGTCGACGTGCGGGGCGAGCGTGAACCCGTGAAAGCGGTCGTCGTAGGAGTACTGCTCGACGTCGTCCGGCCGGGCGTGGTGGTCGTCGCGCTCGGCGCGGAGGTTCCGCACCGCGGCGACCGGGCCGTTCCCCGGGTCGCGCGGGCCGTTGAGTCGGGCGAACGCGACGAACGGGCGGTCGATGGAGAGCCGCGCGACCGCGTTGTTCGCGCGGAGGTAGCTCCGGCCGGGCGGGCGCCGGCCCGGGCTCGCGACCGCGCGCACGACGCCCGCTTGGAGCATCTCCCGTTCCAGCCGCTCGGGGGAGATGTCTCGGCCGTGCGTGGCGACCGAGGACTCGTCGGGGTCCAGCGTCGCGCGGGTGTCGACGATCCGGAAGTCGTGTTCGAGCCCGAGCATCTACCGGCCCGTCTCGGGGTATCCGGATGTGCCTGTCGGTCTCACGCTCGGGTCCCGTCGCTACCGGGTCCGACATCCTTGCCCCCGGACGCCCTCAGGGCCCCGCGGTCGAGACGATCTTCACCACGTCGCCCTCGCTCAGCTCGTGCTTCTCGCCGATCCGCCGCGAGGAGCGGGCGTCGACCGCGTGGAGGTACCCCTCGCCGATGTCGGTGTGGACCGCGTACGCGAGGTCCGGCGGCGTCGCCCCCGACGGGAGGAGGAACGCGTCCGGGAGGACGTTGCCCGTCCCATCGGTCCACTTCGAGGCGTCCTGTACCGGGTAGACGGTGATACGGTCGAGCAGGTCGTAGACGGCGGCGTTCAGCGCGGTCTGGACGCCCGTTCCGCCGTGTTCGGTCATCGCGTCGCGGATCGCGTCGAGCCCCCTGCGCTGCTCCTCGGAGACGTCGCCGAGGATCTCGAAGTCGCCGTCGCCCGGGTCGTAGTCGACGACGCCGGCCTCCGCGGCCCGGCGCAGACCGAGCTCGCCGTCGGCGGTCGCCGGGATCACCGGCTTGTCCGTCCCCTCGCGGATCCGGTCGAGCGCGCCCTCGGGCGCGGCGTCGACCTTGTTCGCGACGACGACGATCGGCTTGGTGCGGCGGCGTATCGCCCGCGCGAGCGCCTCGCGGTCGTCGCCGGTCCACGCCTTCGGATCGTCGGGGTACTCCAGCCCGCGGAGGACCGCCGTCACGTCGCGCTCGGTCGCGCCGAACCCGGTCAGCAGGTCCGTGATAGACGCCTCCAGGTCGAAGTCGGGCGACCGCGACTTCCGCTCGACGCTCTCCCAGTTGTCGTCGACGATGCCCGCGAGCCACAGGTCCATCTCCTCCTCGACGAAGTCCACGTCGTCGAGCGGGTCGTGCGAGCCGACCTCGACCGGTTCGCCCTCCGCGTTCGTCGCGCCCGAGGCGTCCACGACGTTCAAGACGACGTCCGCGTTCGTCAGCTCGTCGAGGAACTGGTTGCCGAGCCCCTTCCCCTCGTGGGCACCCGGCACGAGCCCAGCCACGTCGAGGAGCTCAACCGGGACGTACCGCTTCCCGCCGCGACAGTTCTCCGAACCGCACCGCTCCTCGCGGTCGAGACAGGGGCACTCCGTGCGGACGTGGGTGACCCCGCGGTTCGCGTCGATCGTCGTGAACGGGTAGTTCGCGACGTCGACGTCGGCCATCGTCGCGGCCGTGTAGAAGGTGGACTTCCCGGCGTTCGGCTTTCCCGCCAACGCGACCGTGATCATAGTCGAGGGTCGCGGCGGGACGAAAAGCGCCTTTCGGTCGCCCGCGCCCCGGTCATTATTTGCCGACCTCCCGGTCGACGCCCGCTGACCCCCTACGGAAACTCCACGAGGTCGTCGTCGACGCCGCGGAGACTCTCGGCGAGCTTGGAGTCAGGGGGTACCGCATTCAGGAACGCCTCGGAGCCGAACTGCGCGTCGCCGTTCACCGACACCATTCCGAGGTCCGCGGGGTCGCCGTCGAGCCCGGTGAGGAACGCGACGGTGCGGACGGCCGGAACGTCGTCGACGCGGGCCGCGACGTCGACGGAGCCGTACAGCGACCGGTGGGTCGCCACGTGGTGCACGCAGGTCGGCGTGGGCGCGAACAGCAGCAGGAATCGCGCGCCCGGCTCGGTGCGACCCAGCTTCGGCCGGAGCGCGTGACGTTCGTCGCCGTGAAAGTACCGCTCCATGCGCCGGTACTGGCGCAGGATCTCGTTCGCCCCGGTGGCTCGGCGCACGGCGGCGTCGGCCTTGAGCTCGATCACGTGATCGACGCGCTCGGGCGTCCGCAGCCGGACGTACGCGTCGACGACCCCGCGACGCCCGTCGGCGTCGTACGGCTCTTCCAGCCGGATCTTCGGGTCGTCGTGGGCGGCGGCGTAGTGGTCGACGACGCGCGTCGCCAGCTCGTCCTCCCGCATCGATTCGGACCACGGCGCCGACGGCGAATAAAGCCGCCGACGGCGGGGCGCCGATCGGCGCCCCCGACCCCCGCTCGGACCCTTCGACGGTTCCGGCGATCCGGATTTCGTCAAGGGGTTTGTAAGGCTCGAACCCCTACGTTCGACGATGTCTGATAGACTGAGTAGACGGCGGTACGTCGCTGGAACCGGGGCCGCGCTGGCCCTCGGAACGCTCGCCGGCTGTTCCGGCGGCGGAGGGGACGGCGGCGACGGCAACGACGTCCCCATGGAAGACGACGTCCCGAGCGCGATCGACGACCACCTCGCGGAAGCCCGGCTGTACGAGGGGACCATCGCCGACTACACCGGGCAGGACGAGGTCACCGTCTCGGTCGGCGCCGGAGAGGTCGGCTTCGCGTTCGACCCCCCGGCGATCCGGATCGACTCCAGCACGACCGTCGTCTGGGAGTGGACCGGCGAGGGCGGCGCCCACAACGTCGAATCCGTGGAGGGGTCCGAGTCCGACTTCAGCAGCGGTAACGCCGTTAGCGAAGAGGGCTCGACCTTCGAG is drawn from Halorubrum sp. CBA1229 and contains these coding sequences:
- a CDS encoding CoA pyrophosphatase, whose product is MDLSGLRRYTPEEVTRARREAAVLAPVVERGGEAHLLFTKRASHLGKHPGQMSFPGGGREPEDRTLTDTALREANEEVGMRPDEVDVLGRLDDTRTSSAYRVRPFVGVAPDREYVPDESEVAEVAVLPVNGLTDRANYESERRIGHPEYGDHRVHFFHVDGYTVWGVTGRMVVQLLERTTDWRAPEEVDRVVGADAELPI
- a CDS encoding DUF371 domain-containing protein — encoded protein: MSDAETDAESDGGDGGDDPLVEVVRAVGHEHVTAEHASTVELTTDDWLTPAGDCIIGIEADRAPRDFSPEFREACRNAEATITATIGVGEPGDEGVELDDPAYVDEIVGRGDPDLTLLDDRSMVGRTSDYTDDERTILVDGDGAAADLDRDLVAALADGAPIALRLAVERAE
- a CDS encoding amidohydrolase family protein, translated to MLGLEHDFRIVDTRATLDPDESSVATHGRDISPERLEREMLQAGVVRAVASPGRRPPGRSYLRANNAVARLSIDRPFVAFARLNGPRDPGNGPVAAVRNLRAERDDHHARPDDVEQYSYDDRFHGFTLAPHVDGLPNEDVLGRLESADLPLFVHAGREFPPEAVERELLDYDLPLVLSSFGGYPLDADLMNETLDLLDEHDRLYVDTSAVRYREVLERGVLEHPDRVLFGSGAPDIHPNVGVMEVLTLDVSEDLMRRVLAKNPARLIPALAEGADA
- a CDS encoding redox-regulated ATPase YchF, with the translated sequence MITVALAGKPNAGKSTFYTAATMADVDVANYPFTTIDANRGVTHVRTECPCLDREERCGSENCRGGKRYVPVELLDVAGLVPGAHEGKGLGNQFLDELTNADVVLNVVDASGATNAEGEPVEVGSHDPLDDVDFVEEEMDLWLAGIVDDNWESVERKSRSPDFDLEASITDLLTGFGATERDVTAVLRGLEYPDDPKAWTGDDREALARAIRRRTKPIVVVANKVDAAPEGALDRIREGTDKPVIPATADGELGLRRAAEAGVVDYDPGDGDFEILGDVSEEQRRGLDAIRDAMTEHGGTGVQTALNAAVYDLLDRITVYPVQDASKWTDGTGNVLPDAFLLPSGATPPDLAYAVHTDIGEGYLHAVDARSSRRIGEKHELSEGDVVKIVSTAGP
- a CDS encoding halocyanin domain-containing protein translates to MSDRLSRRRYVAGTGAALALGTLAGCSGGGGDGGDGNDVPMEDDVPSAIDDHLAEARLYEGTIADYTGQDEVTVSVGAGEVGFAFDPPAIRIDSSTTVVWEWTGEGGAHNVESVEGSESDFSSGNAVSEEGSTFEQSFDNTGIQLYRCTPHEANGMLGAIEVVES